Proteins encoded together in one Coffea arabica cultivar ET-39 chromosome 2c, Coffea Arabica ET-39 HiFi, whole genome shotgun sequence window:
- the LOC113733493 gene encoding uncharacterized protein: protein MNFWVPTQVVSHQNQRPSTNKSPMVLIHGFFADGILTWLFQVLGLTRNYAVYVPDLLFFGDSITGRPERTADFQAECLAKGLMKLGVERCSVVGFSYGGMIAFKLARLYPDLVESMIVFGSVPDSTESNSMATLEKLGFSNWSDILFPETVQGLRRLLSIGSYSSLFTRFPNFIFKDFLQAMFHSRKERTELLEAMVVPDQEFTPTAYSQRIYLLWANEDNILDLDVAP from the exons ATGAATTTTTGGGTCCCAACCCAAGTCGTCAGCCACCAAAACCAAAGACCATCAACAAATAAGTCGCCGATGGTACTTATTCATGGATTCTTCGCCGACGGCATTCTTACGTGGCTTTTCCAAGTTCTGGGCTTGACAAGAAACTACGCCGTTTACGTCCCTGACCTCCTTTTCTTCGGGGACTCCATCACCGGGAGACCTGAACGGACGGCAGATTTTCAGGCCGAGTGCTTGGCCAAAGGCTTGATGAAGCTGGGAGTGGAGAGGTGCAGCGTGGTGGGGTTTAGCTATGGAGGGATGATTGCATTCAAACTGGCGAGACTGTATCCTGACTTGGTGGAATCCATGATTGTGTTCGGATCAGTTCCGGATTCGACGGAATCAAACAGCATGGCGACATTGGAGAAGCTTGGGTTCTCGAACTGGTCGGACATTTTGTTCCCGGAAACAGTGCAGGGACTCAGACGGCTTCTTTCAATCGGGAGCTACTCAAGCTTATTCACCAGGTTTCCTAATTTCATCTTTAAGGATTTTCTCCAG GCTATGTTCCATAGCAGGAAAGAGAGAACGGAGCTTCTAGAGGCAATGGTTGTCCCCGACCAGGAGTTTACACCCACAGCGTATTCCCAG AGAATTTATCTACTGTGGGCGAATGAAGACAACATTCTCGACTTGGATGTTGCCCCATAA